GGTGCCGAGGTTCCGTCCTGCTGAGCCAGGAAAACCGGCACACATGCAAATACTACAGCGAGTACCGCAAACAACAAATTCTTCATCCACTCAACTCCTTTTTTCGGACTACCATAACAATTCATTGAAACTACCAGCTCCCTTTTCTACCTCGAACCTGACATGATGTCAATTCAGATTTAAGTAAAATTCGCCAAAAAACGTCTAAAAACATCTATTTAATCCCTGTATTCTGTATACGATAATCGTTTTTCAAACTTTCATCTTGTCGCTACTCCCGCTATACTGTTGAATTTATATGTCCCCTCGAATGTATTCGACCTTTTCCAACCATCGTAAGGAGGGGCCTGCCGGGGAAGACCCTTGAGGTTCAGGCCAAATCTGCCATGAATGAAAAAACTCACAACTACCTACTTTCATTGCAAAAAAATGAAATAACCGAGTACCATATCTATACGAAACTGGCAAAATCCATCCGCAGCAAAGAAAATGCGGCGATTCTCCAGCGGGTTGGCGAAGAGGAACGTCGTCATTACGACATCTGGAAAAACCATACGAAAACGGAGGTTGCCCCTGACCGCATCAAGGTTTGGCTGTATTATCTGATCAGCCTGGTCTTCGGATTTACCTTCGGCATGAAATTAATGGAACGCGGTGAAGTCGGAGCTCAAACCAACTACCAACTTCTCAGCAAAGAGTTTCCCGAAGCCGCCCAAATCGCTGCAGAAGAAAAAGAGCACGAGATGGAACTTCTGGCCCTGCTCGATGAGGAACGGCTCCACTACACCGGATCTATTGTTCTTGGTCTGAACGATGCCCTGGTTGAGCTGACCGGTGTTCTGGCCGGTCTGACGCTGGCCTTGCAAAATACCCGCCTGATTGCTCTGGCGGGTCTGATTACGGGCATTGCCGCCTCCTTGTCCATGGCCTGTTCTGAATACCTGTCGATGAAGAACAGCAGCGGTGAAGAAAAGCATCCCATCAAAGGAGCGGCCTATACCGGGATCGCTTATGTCACCACGGTTTTTCTCCTGATTCTGCCGTTCCTGGTTTTTGAACATTATTTTGTCTGCCTGTTGTTCAGTCTGGCAGCTGCCGTGGCCATCATCGCCGGGTTTAATTACTATATTTCTGTCGCCGAGGACCTGACCTTTAAAGACCGTTTTCGTGAGATGGCTGTGCTTAGCCTCGGCGTGGCCGGACTGAGTTTTCTCATCGGTTATGTGGTGCGTGTCTTTCTCGGTGTGGATATCTAAAACGATTAGGAGCCCGCCATGGACGCTGCCAAGGCCATGAACCAACTGATTGACTTTATGTCCCCGAAATTGGATACACTGATCCATACGGGGCCCTGGCTGGAAATTGATCAGCAACGCATTGACGCGTTTGCTTCAGTGACCGGTGATGAGCAGTGGATTCATACGGATCCGCAACGTGCGCAGCAAGAATCACCCTATGGGGCAACAATTGCACATGGCTATCTGACGCTATCGCTTCTGCCATTCTTAACCCAGAGCAATCATCCCGACTATTTTTCAAACAACTATCCGGGGATGAAATTACGTGTAAATTATGGCTTGAATCGTGTACGGTTTCCGGCTCCAGTCAAAGTAAATTCAGCAGTGCGTGCACACACAACGCTGTCCTCCGTGCGCGCTCTGGACGGCTGCGTCGAAGTCGTCTATTCAATAACCGTTGAAATTCGCGATGAGGCAAAACCCGCGTGTGTCGCTGAATTCGTCGCCCGGCTTTATCCCTAAAGCCCTGCACAAGGCTTCAGATAGGACTGACATGGAAAATATTCGTGAAGAAGTAAAAGAACTGCAAATCGGCATGAAAGTACGCAACCTGCGCCAGGAGCGACGCATGACGCTGCAGGACCTGGCCAACAAAACCCGATTATCCAAACCCCTATTGTCACAGATCGAAAATAATCAGGTCATTCCGCCATTGTCAACGCTGCTGCGGATCGCGAAAGCCTTTGAGATCAGCCTGAACTGCTTTTTTGAAGACGAACGGGACAACACCCAGTGTGTTGTCGTGCGCGCCGGAGATCAGCATGTTCGTCAACTTCGCGCTGCTCAGACCCACGACGGCAAATCCTACACCTATAATTCACGGGCCTTTGGCAAAACCCGTCATCACATGGAACCTTTCGATGTGGAGTTTTTTGCCCGTGAATGGAACGACGAGTTACTGGTCCGCCATGAAGGTGAGGAATTCCTTTATGTTCTCGAAGGACAACTTGAATTCCGTCATGGAGATCAAACCATCATCCTCAACCCCGGCGATTCAGTGTATTACGATTCGACGGAACCGCATGGCTATATTGCCCGCAGTGAAACACAGCCGCGTGCCATCGCTGTGTTATACTCAAAAAATTAAACCGGAGGAAACGGACACCTCCTCCCTTTTGATGAAATTTGACAATAAGGAGAGAACGTTATGGCAAAGGTTGGTGTGGTATTATCCGGCTGCGGCGTCTACGACGGCAGCGAAATTCACGAAGCGGTCATCACATTACTGGCTCTGGATCGGGCTGGTGCTGAGATCGTTTGTATGGCGCCCAATGCGCCACAACTTCATGTCGTCAATCACCTCACCGGCGAGGTTGCCGACGGTGAGAGCCGCAACATCCTCGTCGAATCCGCCCGCATTGCCCGCGGCAACATCAAAGACATGGCCACTGTCACTGCTGAGGGCATTGACGCATTGGTCCTTCCCGGCGGTTTCGGTGCAGCAAAGAATCTGTGTGACTTTGCCATCAATGGACCCGAATGCCAGGTAAATCCCGAAGTGGCCCGACTGGTTAACGCAATGGTTGATGCCGGCAAGCCACTGGCAGCTATCTGCATTGCCCCGGCCCTGATTGCCCGGATTCTCGCCCTGGCCGGAAAAACACCCCAGGTCACCATCGGCACGGATTCAGGCACAGCACAAGCCATCACAGCAATGGGCGCGCAACATGTGGATAAAGCCGTTGACGAATTTGTTCTGGATGAAAGCCTCAATCTGTTGACCACACCTGCCTATATGCTGGCCGGGTCCATTAAAGAAGCGGCTGCCGGGATTGAGGCAACCATTGCCGCACTGATGGCCAGACTGTAAATCTTTTAGCAGGCGGGACCGATTGGTTCCGCCTGCAACCCACAAACATCATGCCAGACAAAACCCCAGTTGCTCTCAGAATCATCCTGAGGTATAAAATCCCAATTTACCGTTTATAGAGCCTCGCAGCTTTCAATCTACGGCGGGCAAAGCCCCCAACCAGGAGTTTTTCTATGATCCTCGCTTCTGATCTCAAACGCGGCATGGTCCCTCTGCTGGACGAAGCCCCTTGTACTGTTCTTGATGTTAGCTTCCAGTCTCCCACGGCCCGTGGCGGCAACACTCTGGTCAAAACCAAATATCGTAATTTGCTCACCGGTCAGGTATTGAATAAAACCTTTAAATCCGGCGACAAAATCGACGAGGCCGACTTCGCTCGCCGTAAAGGCCAGTATCTGTATGCCGCTGGCGATGACAGTGGCGTCTTTATGGATCTGGAGAGCTATGAGCAGTTTGAAATCGATGGCGAAATGTTTGCCGACATTAAAGGCTACCTCACCGATGGCCTCGAAGTGATGCTGGGAATTTTCAATGACATGGTGGTTCTGGTAGAGCTGCCGATGACGGTGGAGCTGACCGTCGTTGAAACAGCTCCTTCAATCAAAAATGCCACGGCAACAGCCCAGACCAAGGAAGCGATCCTTGAAACCGGTATGGCCATACAGGTTCCGGGCTATCTGGAGAGTGGGGAACGGATCAAGGTAGACACCCGGGAAAATCGTTTTATCTCCCGCTGTTAAACGGCAATACTTCAGAGCCCCCCTGGAGCTAGGGGAATTCTCTATCAACAGCCATGGACGACACAGGCTGTTTTCAACAGCCTGTCAGTCCTCTGGAGCTTCGTCCACATCCCCGTCAGCATCAGTCTGGTAGCGTCGTCGGATATCATTGAGAGCGGTTTCATCACCGATCACGGTCAACCGATCACCTTCCAAGAGCAGAGTGCGGCCATTCGGCACAAAAGACTTGCCCTGCCGGGTCAAAAACGCGACCAGACACCCCTCACCAAACACCACATCGAGTAGCGGACGACCGGTCAGCTCATGAGCCGGTGTGCCTGCATCCAGCGACAGTAACAGAAAACGATCACTCTGCAGCAGGGCCTCCTTCAGGGCAGTTCGATGCCTCGCCCCCAGCCACTGCTCGGCAAAACTCTCTTCATCCACCCGCTCGGCGATTCGTGCCAGAATGCGCAGATGCTGGGTAGGGTTGCTGTCCGGGCTGACCAGAAAAAACAACGCCTTGACCATCTGGGAGCCCTCTTCCTCAAGGGTCTGCGGATTGTAGCGCGCCATGCGCACGCCGTTTCGTGCCCGCATCAAGACCAGCTCTGACTGTGTAATCACGGTTGAGCGAAAATGGGGCAAAGCGACCCCGCGCGTCACCGGAGTAGCGCCTATGCGGGTGCCGACCATGATCTGCTCCGCAATTTCTTCACTGGTCAATGGGATGACCTTCTCCAGCTTATGCGCCGCAATCGTCAGAGCAGCCTCAAATGAACACTCCTCTTCCAAGTCCACGACCTGACTGCGCAGCAGAATCTCGTCAAACGGATCATCATCGCGTAAGCCCTTTTCCTTGAGGATGCCGCGCAGTTCGGTATCAAGCCCCTGGTAACGGAGATGCCCCAGGCGTTCGAAGACATGAAAAATCGCACCGGTGCGCGCGACGCGAGGACGGCCATAATAGAAATACCAAGCAACGGAAACAAGGATTAAAGCAGCGGAGAACAACATCGACAGGCTGCCCATCTCAACAATGAGGATCAGGGGAAAAACAATCCCGGCAATCTGCATCCACGGGTAAAGGGGTGATTTATAACCGGGATCGTAGGAATCAATGCGGCTCTCACGCATAACGATGACGGCAGCACAGACCAGCGCAAACATCAGCAACTGAAAAGCACTGGCCAGTTTGGCGATCTTCATCGGGTCGAATAAGACGATGATCGCCACCAAAACCAACACGGTAAGCATAATGGCATTGGCTGGAGAGCCAAAACGGCCTAAGCGGCGAAACACCGAAGGCAACAGATGATCTCGACTCATGGCCAACGGGTAGCGCGAGGCACTCATCATTCCGGCATTGGCCACAGAAATAAAAGCCAGCAATGCGGCTATCGACAGCAGTAACTTGCCCGTGTCACCTAAGGCATATTCAGCGGCTGCCGCCACAGGGGTCAGACTCCCCTGCAATTCGGTCTGCGGAACCAGGCCGACAATAATCGTCGTGCCGACAAGATAAACGCCGACCGCCGTTGTCAGCGCAAGGATCACGCCACGCGGCAGATTGCGTTCGGGGTCTTTCACCTCTTCGGAAAGACTTGCCACCTTGGTCACGCCGACATAACTGATATAGACAAGACCGGCCGTCGACAGGATCGCGTCCATACCCGAGGCCAAAAAGCCGTCAAAATGGGTTGGTTGCAAATGAATGCCACCACCGACGAAAAATACGGCCAACAGGGCCAACAAGCCAATGACAAGAAGAATTTGCAGCCGCCCGCCCTTACCGGCCCCGAACAGGCTGAGTCCACTCAACGCCAAGGCGACAGTCACCGCAACGGACCCGATGTGCAACTCCGGAATATACAGAGAGATATAAGCCCCCATACCAACCAGAGCAAAAGCGACTTTAAGAATCAGAGCCAGCCAGGTTCCCAGACCACCAATGGTTCCCCAGGCCGGGCCCAAAGCCCGATCGAGAAAATAATAAACCCCACCGGCACGCGGCATGGCAGTCGCCAGTTCCAGGATACTGAACATCGCCGGAAACAAAGGCAAAGCAGCAATGGCATAGGCAAGAATCAAAGCGGGTCCGGCCTGTCGGGCGGCGAGTCCCGGCAACAGGAAAAAGCCAGCACTGAGCGTTGCCCCGGTCGCAATCGCATAGACATCGAGCAGACGCAGTTCTTTTTTTAACCGTTTGTGCTTGATGGGATCCGCCATGCCACTCCTTTCCCTGCTGAGATTAATGGTGTTTACGGCTTCTCAAATATAGTGCCGAGCAATAGAAGGAGGGTCAACCGTTTTCGAACTGAGTTCAACGAAAAGAGCCACAGGCCTGCAAGAGGCGCTGTGGCTCATAATATCGAAAATATTGGTTATAATCAGGAGGACAATGGCAGGCTGACGATAAAATCGCTGCCTTTTCCAGGGGTACTTTCCACCGAAACCCGGCCATGATGAATCTGAACAATATGCTTCACGATGGCCAGCCCCAAGCCGCTTCCGCCTGCCTGACGGCTACGCGCTTTATCAACCCGATAGAATCGCTCAAACAAACGAGGCAGGTGCTCGGCGTCAATACCGCAACCATGGTCACTGACCCGCACGATAGCTCGGTTACCCTCTTCATAACAACGAATGGTCACGGTACTTTCCGCCGGACTGTATTTGATGGCGTTTTCCAGCAGGTTGGTCAGGGCCTGTTCGAGCAATGGAGCATTTAAAGGCGACATCAAACCCGCATCAAGCTCCTGTTTCAAGGTAATTCCCAACCCTTCGGCCAGGACGGTACAGTCATTGACGGATTCTGAAATCACCTCGGACAGTTTGCCGGGCTCAAGATCGAAGCGCTCGTTCTCTTCGCCCTGTTCAATGCGCGACAGGCTCATCAGATCTTCAATGATCACACTGAGGCGTTCCACCTGACGCTCGACAATTTTCAGAAATTGTTCGGACTCATCGCGATTATCCAGCGCGCCATCAAGCAAGGTTTCGACAAAGCCTTTGATCGCCGTGATCGGCGTTTTAAGCTCATGAGAAACATTGGCGACAAAATCACGCCGCATGGTCTCAAGGCGCCGCTGGCGCGTCAAATCATTGAACACCACCAAGGCACCAATCGTTTCTTCGCCCATACCACGCAGCATGGTCCCATGGGCCTGGAGGCATAATTCTTCTTCACCACGAAAAAGAAGGACATCTTTCTCAATGGTCATTTCACTATCCATGGCCGACGTGATAAAGGAAAGCAATTCGGCCTTACGCACCACTTCCTGAACAGGCCGGCCGACAACGGTTGCCGGATTAATCTCAAGCAGATGCGCTGCCGCCGGATTCATCCGCAGCACGTTCTGCTGCGAATCGATAGCAATTACCCCTTCCACCATACTGCTCAGTACAGCATCCTGTTCGCGACGCTGTTTATCAATGGTGGAGATCCGTTCATTCAACTGTGCGGCCATTTCATTCATGGTCTGTCCCAAAGCAACAATTTCACTGGAACCACTGATGCGCAAACGATGATCCAGTTGTCCGGAGGCATAGCGTTCAGCTTCCCGCTTAATCTGCTCCAAGGGTCGGGTGATTCGGCGAGAAATAAACAGGCTCAGAATTGATACCAACAAAATAGCGACAGCACCGCCGACAGCGAGTTGTCTTCTGAGGGCGACCAATCGGGAATTCACTTCATCCACAGCCATTGCTGTGCGAACAAC
This is a stretch of genomic DNA from uncultured Desulfuromonas sp.. It encodes these proteins:
- a CDS encoding VIT1/CCC1 transporter family protein translates to MNEKTHNYLLSLQKNEITEYHIYTKLAKSIRSKENAAILQRVGEEERRHYDIWKNHTKTEVAPDRIKVWLYYLISLVFGFTFGMKLMERGEVGAQTNYQLLSKEFPEAAQIAAEEKEHEMELLALLDEERLHYTGSIVLGLNDALVELTGVLAGLTLALQNTRLIALAGLITGIAASLSMACSEYLSMKNSSGEEKHPIKGAAYTGIAYVTTVFLLILPFLVFEHYFVCLLFSLAAAVAIIAGFNYYISVAEDLTFKDRFREMAVLSLGVAGLSFLIGYVVRVFLGVDI
- a CDS encoding MaoC family dehydratase codes for the protein MDAAKAMNQLIDFMSPKLDTLIHTGPWLEIDQQRIDAFASVTGDEQWIHTDPQRAQQESPYGATIAHGYLTLSLLPFLTQSNHPDYFSNNYPGMKLRVNYGLNRVRFPAPVKVNSAVRAHTTLSSVRALDGCVEVVYSITVEIRDEAKPACVAEFVARLYP
- a CDS encoding cupin domain-containing protein; the encoded protein is MENIREEVKELQIGMKVRNLRQERRMTLQDLANKTRLSKPLLSQIENNQVIPPLSTLLRIAKAFEISLNCFFEDERDNTQCVVVRAGDQHVRQLRAAQTHDGKSYTYNSRAFGKTRHHMEPFDVEFFAREWNDELLVRHEGEEFLYVLEGQLEFRHGDQTIILNPGDSVYYDSTEPHGYIARSETQPRAIAVLYSKN
- the elbB gene encoding isoprenoid biosynthesis glyoxalase ElbB, which codes for MAKVGVVLSGCGVYDGSEIHEAVITLLALDRAGAEIVCMAPNAPQLHVVNHLTGEVADGESRNILVESARIARGNIKDMATVTAEGIDALVLPGGFGAAKNLCDFAINGPECQVNPEVARLVNAMVDAGKPLAAICIAPALIARILALAGKTPQVTIGTDSGTAQAITAMGAQHVDKAVDEFVLDESLNLLTTPAYMLAGSIKEAAAGIEATIAALMARL
- a CDS encoding elongation factor P yields the protein MILASDLKRGMVPLLDEAPCTVLDVSFQSPTARGGNTLVKTKYRNLLTGQVLNKTFKSGDKIDEADFARRKGQYLYAAGDDSGVFMDLESYEQFEIDGEMFADIKGYLTDGLEVMLGIFNDMVVLVELPMTVELTVVETAPSIKNATATAQTKEAILETGMAIQVPGYLESGERIKVDTRENRFISRC
- a CDS encoding amino acid permease, whose protein sequence is MADPIKHKRLKKELRLLDVYAIATGATLSAGFFLLPGLAARQAGPALILAYAIAALPLFPAMFSILELATAMPRAGGVYYFLDRALGPAWGTIGGLGTWLALILKVAFALVGMGAYISLYIPELHIGSVAVTVALALSGLSLFGAGKGGRLQILLVIGLLALLAVFFVGGGIHLQPTHFDGFLASGMDAILSTAGLVYISYVGVTKVASLSEEVKDPERNLPRGVILALTTAVGVYLVGTTIIVGLVPQTELQGSLTPVAAAAEYALGDTGKLLLSIAALLAFISVANAGMMSASRYPLAMSRDHLLPSVFRRLGRFGSPANAIMLTVLVLVAIIVLFDPMKIAKLASAFQLLMFALVCAAVIVMRESRIDSYDPGYKSPLYPWMQIAGIVFPLILIVEMGSLSMLFSAALILVSVAWYFYYGRPRVARTGAIFHVFERLGHLRYQGLDTELRGILKEKGLRDDDPFDEILLRSQVVDLEEECSFEAALTIAAHKLEKVIPLTSEEIAEQIMVGTRIGATPVTRGVALPHFRSTVITQSELVLMRARNGVRMARYNPQTLEEEGSQMVKALFFLVSPDSNPTQHLRILARIAERVDEESFAEQWLGARHRTALKEALLQSDRFLLLSLDAGTPAHELTGRPLLDVVFGEGCLVAFLTRQGKSFVPNGRTLLLEGDRLTVIGDETALNDIRRRYQTDADGDVDEAPED
- a CDS encoding ATP-binding protein encodes the protein MAKIRSRRLLWQIYPLLVLAIILAVVAIGWYFSSVLKQFHDQDSVESLRARAELIALQVRDHLDVSQQEFVNDLCRQAGVRTDTRITIMLPDGEVLGDTREDPNRMENHGSRPEVLAALEGGVGKSQRFSRTLQKEMMYLAVPVIADSKIAGVVRTAMAVDEVNSRLVALRRQLAVGGAVAILLVSILSLFISRRITRPLEQIKREAERYASGQLDHRLRISGSSEIVALGQTMNEMAAQLNERISTIDKQRREQDAVLSSMVEGVIAIDSQQNVLRMNPAAAHLLEINPATVVGRPVQEVVRKAELLSFITSAMDSEMTIEKDVLLFRGEEELCLQAHGTMLRGMGEETIGALVVFNDLTRQRRLETMRRDFVANVSHELKTPITAIKGFVETLLDGALDNRDESEQFLKIVERQVERLSVIIEDLMSLSRIEQGEENERFDLEPGKLSEVISESVNDCTVLAEGLGITLKQELDAGLMSPLNAPLLEQALTNLLENAIKYSPAESTVTIRCYEEGNRAIVRVSDHGCGIDAEHLPRLFERFYRVDKARSRQAGGSGLGLAIVKHIVQIHHGRVSVESTPGKGSDFIVSLPLSS